A segment of the Bactrocera neohumeralis isolate Rockhampton chromosome 3, APGP_CSIRO_Bneo_wtdbg2-racon-allhic-juicebox.fasta_v2, whole genome shotgun sequence genome:
gTATTGATGGCATCGCCGTCCTTGAAGAAATCGTGGCAATTACAATTAGATTCCTGACTGTTGGAGATCATAGGCTTGAGCTTAGAATTAATATTTGTGCCTCAGATAATAGAAGCTAAATTCAAATGAAGATCAACACCATTAATGACGCCAGGCAAGCAATTTAGCTATAGAATTCAGAATTGAAGACGTTTCTTGCCCACCGAAGAAGAAGAACACATTCAAATTTGGCTATACAAAACGTCATTTTATTTTGTCAGATATGTTATtatatgttaaaattattttaatataaaaattgttgtaatattGTCATAATTCATAGGATATTAAAAATGTCATCATCGTTCTTGAAAATAGTTTAAGCAGCACGTGGGACAACGCGGTTATCGTGACGTACTACCACATCTACGATGCTCATGTTTGGAGTGAGGAAGTTTACGAGACGGTCAGCACCAGCACGAGAGAGGCGATCGAATGGATATCCCATAGGGCGACGATCAGGGTATAAACGATCCCGTACGCCACAGTATGAAGCGGCATCACTGCAAGAGCCCACCAGTTGTTGTTCGACCTGtgacaattaatttattttaatttaagttatactttctttcatataaattattgtACGCTTACCCTATCCTGGTCGTAGTTGGATACCATAACAAATAGCTCACACTCCAAACCTTCGGGCAAACCTTTAGGAATGAGCATGTGATTGGGCCAACCGCAGCCGCAGAAGTTGAATTCGAGCTCATCGGCACTACCGGCAGCTGGCCGATTTAGATCCAAATTACGGAAAGTGCGTTCGAAGGGTATGGTGACACTGGACTCGGTGGAGCGACGCCGAATGGTATTTTGACCAGGGTTTACTGTTGGTTCAATaagatttatgaaattttactatCTAATCATAAACAACTCAAGACTCACATGCCACAATGAATTTGTCCAATTCAATCATAAGTAAACGTTGATCCTTGAAGAGCATGCCTTGTCTACGCTCATCTGTCTTGGGACCCAGGAAGATGCGCACTGTACCGAAACGTTGGGCACCGCTATCATTGTTGACATTAATGGTGTAGGTGAATGGCGTGTGTTGGAGATGCGTAAAACGAGCGAACACATTGCCGCGTGGCACAAAGTCCATGCCGCGCGAGAGATCAACATCAGATTGCTGCCAGAAGGTTTGCAACACATTTGCTTGTCCACCTTCGGGACTTACTTGTATACCAGTTACAGTAACACCATCATAGTCGAGTTCTGGTAGTGTATATGGGGGTAAACGGACCTTATGTTCCTGGAAGATATCATCGATATATGCATGCCATCTGTAGAAGACCGGATCACGCATAGCAGTGGCTGAATCACCCATAACGCCAAAGGATTCCAAATGACGATGATCGGGATCGTGCGAATAGGAAATGAACACATGACCCATATTATGGAAGTCACCATACAAGCTACGATTTGGTGAAATAATCGATGATTCCATAATGTTGCCCAAAATATCGATACCGCCAGCATTATCTAATGGCACACGGTTACCACTTTCCTGCAATTGCATTCGATTACAATGTATAGCGAGGAATCTTTAAACCACTAATTGTGTATACTTACATCGGTGGCAAATCCTTGAGATATAGCTTCGAAGATGCGATCCCTCCAGCGCTCCATGTCACTTACATCCAAATTAATTTGATCCAACTCTCGGTTGAGATCCGACAATTTCGTATCCTCAAAACGTGGTGGCCATGCGCGGCTCGACACTAACGAATCCATTTTAGGGAAGTAGCCTTCAGCAATGGGTTCACGCAAATTGTTGAACCGTACAACACGTGCCAGATTATTACTGAAGCGCTCCAAATTGTAACGGGCAACCACTTGTTGATGCATGTAGTAGAAGAGTTCACCACGACGATCCTTATTCACAACAGCACGATCACCAGCCTCAAATGGGTACACCAAATGCCAATGCCAATGATGAAGATTGATGCCGAGATCTTCGCGGAAATACCACAGCCGATGCTCAGGTTCCAAATCAGAGGCGGTGTAATCGCGTGGTATGGTGATTGGCATACGCGAACCATCAGGTACCACAGTGGCCTCCTCGCGCACTTGACGGAATACACGAGAATCGACAAATTTGTCAGGGAAGTTCTGCGCGAAAGACGGCAAATCCAGTCCCTTGGTGTCTGGACGATGTAGCAGCGCCACAGACAGTGCATAATTGAACAAGTATGGATTCACACGGTCGCGTGCAAACACAGCTACACTCTGCAGATCGTCTATGGAGCGCACACCCATGAATATGTCAATCAAACGACCCGCAATGCGACGATGAGCCGGAATAAAGAGCGAAAATTGTGCATCACGTGCCAGTGACATAGGTACACGTAGATCCGGTATGGAAATTTCTCTAACCGGAATGCGTTGCTCGGCCATTTCACCGAAACGACTCTGCACCTCAGTGCTGATGGGACGATAGCGATCCGTAAGGAAATTATCAGGCACATCGAACACGGCTTTTCCCTTCTCCATAAAAATGGGTTCGGTGGGACGATCGAAGAGCAGCAATAGATTGTTCTTGTCAGCCATTTTAAATTGCTATTTAGGCAGTTCCTTTTGGAATTCAAGTAGAAAGTTATAGTTTTTAGATTGCACTAAGCGTACACGACTGTAGTTCAGTGCGTAACTGATGATTTGGGGTACGAATCGAGCTCTTTTATACTAGTCGAACATTTAGTTTTTGACATATTTGCACACAGTGCGTATATAGATCACAAAACTACTTATCAGTGCCCAAATTCATTGCGGTTTCGTTATCATACAGCGTTGTTTTGACAGCCTAGGAGTGCGGTGACCGTTCCATAATTTCATTAGTTGTCTTAATGAGATCCCATAAACTATTAAGGTACTATACTCGTATGCACTTCAAAATAGAAATTTCATATTTGCAAAGAGTGGGAAATagtacaaatttagcaatcagAAACattgctacatatgtacatgggaATAAACATTAGTAAATGAAGTTGCGGTTCTATACAAAGCAGAGTATACTGTCTAGTGTTGTACTGATAAGAGTATAAAGTAAGAAAAGTACCATGCTAtccaaattattttagttttacattttattttttatatattctgaaaacaaaaaaatattaatttttattgtcgcCCCCCTCCTTATCTGCGAAGAACTctgacagccacttttcacaagcctcttttgtgTTCAACTTTACACCTACAAGGGCGTTCGACATGGACAGGAACAGATGgcaatcacttggcgctatgtgcgggctatatggtggatgcgataaaacctcccatccgagctcccgtagcttctgaagAGTCagcaacgaagtgtgtggtctggcgttgtcctggtggaatactacacccttcctgttggccaattctggacgatcgcctgcttcaaatGGTCCAGTtattcgcagtagatggtaaaCTTAAGCGTCTAGCcttatgggagcagctcatagtgaatgattcccttccaatctcaccaaacacacagcaaaatcTTCATGGCCGTCAATCGCGGCtaggccactgtttgggacgatttaCCGGCCTTcaaccacgaccgttttcgcttgagaTTGTTGTatatgatccatttttcgtcgccagtcacaatccgcttcaaaaatgggtcgagctCGTtccgttgattcggtccagaaggttttttttgcatcaaatcatgcggcactcaaacatcaagcttttttgtgtatctagccttctgcagatggtttaaaatggtttgttGAATAATCTCATCTTCTGGGCGACGTCACGAGATGCCGGGTGTAACTCggtgttttccatgatttgatcggtattcgtcttcacaggtcttccgccggctggcttatctatggtgtcgttttcacctgctctgaatcgtcgaaaccattcgtCCGCaggaagtgatagagtaccatccccctaAACACCATTAAattcacggaacgtttctctagcggatttgcctttaacgaaggaaaactttaaaatagcgctaATTTCGGgcttagtgaactccatgtttacacgttaTGTCAAGGCAAGATGTATAGTATTTCCAGATACGAggtctgtagcgctttatacatagccgcgaatttgaaaggacaaaaggcgaatatcataattattttctaaagggCAAGTCTAGGACATGATACCTTTTTAGTCGATGGGTTTCTTGAGTGTCATTTAGTAAGCATACTGCCAAAGTGGGATACTGGATACTGGTATTACTAAGTTTATGGTTTTGATA
Coding sequences within it:
- the LOC126752567 gene encoding phenoloxidase 2-like, yielding MADKNNLLLLFDRPTEPIFMEKGKAVFDVPDNFLTDRYRPISTEVQSRFGEMAEQRIPVREISIPDLRVPMSLARDAQFSLFIPAHRRIAGRLIDIFMGVRSIDDLQSVAVFARDRVNPYLFNYALSVALLHRPDTKGLDLPSFAQNFPDKFVDSRVFRQVREEATVVPDGSRMPITIPRDYTASDLEPEHRLWYFREDLGINLHHWHWHLVYPFEAGDRAVVNKDRRGELFYYMHQQVVARYNLERFSNNLARVVRFNNLREPIAEGYFPKMDSLVSSRAWPPRFEDTKLSDLNRELDQINLDVSDMERWRDRIFEAISQGFATDESGNRVPLDNAGGIDILGNIMESSIISPNRSLYGDFHNMGHVFISYSHDPDHRHLESFGVMGDSATAMRDPVFYRWHAYIDDIFQEHKVRLPPYTLPELDYDGVTVTGIQVSPEGGQANVLQTFWQQSDVDLSRGMDFVPRGNVFARFTHLQHTPFTYTINVNNDSGAQRFGTVRIFLGPKTDERRQGMLFKDQRLLMIELDKFIVALNPGQNTIRRRSTESSVTIPFERTFRNLDLNRPAAGSADELEFNFCGCGWPNHMLIPKGLPEGLECELFVMVSNYDQDRVEQQLVGSCSDAASYCGVRDRLYPDRRPMGYPFDRLSRAGADRLVNFLTPNMSIVDVVVRHDNRVVPRAA